The Macrobrachium nipponense isolate FS-2020 chromosome 19, ASM1510439v2, whole genome shotgun sequence genome contains a region encoding:
- the LOC135219257 gene encoding probable Bax inhibitor 1 → MIPSRGDISSPIIRNHLKNVYATFTLTTIFAAMGGYISLLKVIREGIISYIIHFSLLLWLIMIPHYSNNMKNQLTRLALLNAAAFFSGINLESILDKSISIDPALIPQVFLSTSIIFISFSLSTQNIIKKVKKGDKDYITHSVDLFLDFILIFKKLLIILIIKGDKRKKINKYVFQFLFYMEKLLSYLVPMTHQFPHKV, encoded by the coding sequence atgatACCATCAAGAGGCGATATCTCATCGCCAATAattagaaatcatcttaaaaatGTATATGCAACTTTTACATTAACTACCATATTCGCGGCAATGGGGGGATATATATCTTTGCTTAAAGTGATTAGAGAAGGGATCATAAGCTATATTATACATTTTAGTCTTTTACTTTGGTTAATAATGATTCCacattatagtaataatatgaaaaatcaaTTAACCCGTTTGGCATTATTGAATGCTGCTGCCTTTTTCTCTGGAATTAATTTAGAATCCATTCTTGATAAAAGCATATCTATAGATCCGGCGCTAATTCCACAAGTATTTTTAAGCACGAGtatcatttttatatcattttcattgtcgactcaaaatattataaagaaagtTAAAAAAGGAGATAAAGATTATATCACGCATAGTGTAGATCTTTTCTTagattttatacttatttttaaaaaacttttaattattttaataataaaaggggacaaaagaaaaaaaataaataagtatgtatttcaatttttgttttatatggaAAAACTTTTAAGTTATTTGGTTCCGATGACTCATCAATTCCCCCACAAGGTTTAA